The genomic window CACCGGGCACGTAGATACCCACGCGCTCCATAGGAGTAATCTGCTGGCCGAGGACAGTGCCATCCGCCTCGCGGTACTGCCAGGACTCCTGCTTCTGATGATCGTGATAGGCGCGCACCCGCTCCGCAGCCGCCTCCAGAGCGCGCCGGGCCTCAGGCGCCACTCGCTCCCGCGCTGCCTGTAACTCCGACGCCGACACCATGAAGTCACCCGCGGCCTGCAGCTGTCGCCGGTCAAACTGGTTCGTATACGAGATGACGGCTACATCGCCGTGTGCGCGGACCTCGCGCAGAATCTCCGCTACCGTCTCCTCGACCCGGTGATCAGCGACCGATTCCCAGGCCAGCAGCAGTTCCAGCTGGGCATCAAAATCCGGGGCGAGACTATCTAACTGGCGAATGACGGCCATGCTTTTGACCCTGCTCCTGCTCTGTACTGCTTTTTCCTGAATAGCGATTTAAGGCGCCGAATTTATGCCACAGGTTCTGTGCCAACGGCTTCAGCGAGCCGGTCCACCAATGCGCGGATGGGCTCGTACTTCATTTTCATCGACGCCTTGTTGACGATCAGACGGCTGCTGATCTGGGCAATCGTGTCCCGCGCCTCCAGCCCGTTGGCCTTGAGGGTATTACCGGTATCCACGATATCGACGATCTCATCCGCCAGCCCCATCAGTGGAGCCAGCTCCATAGCGCCATACAGCTTGATGATATCTGCCTGACGGCCCCGCGCAGCGTAATACCGCCGCGCGCTCTCGACGAACTTCGTCGCCACTTTGATCCGACCACGGGGCAGCTCTGCACCACGAATTCCGGCCGTCATCAGGCGGCAGCGGGCGATGCCGAGATCCAGGGGCTCGTAGATACCGTCGGTGCGATGCTCCAGCAGGGTGTCTTTGCCAGCCACACCAAGATCAGCCGCTCCGTGCTGCACATAGGTCGGCACATCGGAGCCGCGCAACAGCAACAGCCGCACGCCTTCCCGGTTGGTATCAAAAATCAGCTTGCGACTGCTGAAAATATCTTCGGCGGGCTCGAGTCCGGCGGCGGCCAGCAGCGGCAGAGTTTCCTTGAGGATTCTGCCCTTGGTCAGGGCGATAGTGATCTGCATGAGACTT from Microbulbifer aggregans includes these protein-coding regions:
- the hisG gene encoding ATP phosphoribosyltransferase: MQITIALTKGRILKETLPLLAAAGLEPAEDIFSSRKLIFDTNREGVRLLLLRGSDVPTYVQHGAADLGVAGKDTLLEHRTDGIYEPLDLGIARCRLMTAGIRGAELPRGRIKVATKFVESARRYYAARGRQADIIKLYGAMELAPLMGLADEIVDIVDTGNTLKANGLEARDTIAQISSRLIVNKASMKMKYEPIRALVDRLAEAVGTEPVA